The Planctomycetota bacterium genome has a segment encoding these proteins:
- a CDS encoding inorganic diphosphatase → MLDYKPSFNNVPPGTKLPGVVNAIVEIPKGRRSKFEVDKATGLMRLDRYLYSSSHYPGDYGFIPQTLAEDGDALDILVMVNEPTFSGCLIEARVVGLFRMRDRGANDYKVLGVPHFDPLFAEYQKLEDVEGHFLREVEHFFGTYKQLEGVHIETQGWDDVSAATEEVGKAVARFRESQAKVARGPDRRAGTP, encoded by the coding sequence ATGCTCGATTACAAGCCTTCGTTCAATAACGTGCCGCCGGGGACCAAGCTGCCGGGCGTGGTGAATGCGATCGTCGAGATTCCCAAGGGCCGGCGCAGCAAGTTCGAAGTCGACAAAGCGACCGGGCTGATGCGGCTGGATCGCTATCTATACTCGTCGAGCCACTATCCCGGCGACTACGGTTTCATTCCCCAGACGCTGGCCGAGGACGGCGACGCGCTCGACATCCTGGTGATGGTCAACGAGCCGACGTTCAGCGGCTGCTTGATCGAAGCCCGGGTCGTGGGCCTGTTCCGAATGCGCGACCGCGGGGCGAACGACTACAAAGTTCTCGGCGTGCCGCACTTTGATCCGCTGTTCGCCGAGTACCAGAAGCTGGAGGACGTCGAAGGACACTTCCTGCGCGAAGTCGAGCACTTCTTCGGAACTTACAAGCAGTTGGAAGGGGTTCACATCGAGACCCAAGGCTGGGACGACGTCAGCGCCGCCACGGAAGAGGTGGGAAAAGCCGTAGCGCGGTTCCGCGAAAGCCAGGCCAAAGTCGCCCGCGGCCCCGACCGCCGCGCCGGCACGCCGTGA
- the lnt gene encoding apolipoprotein N-acyltransferase: MPSALSPTVTVPATNSARPSDRRAPRPAGEPAAAGLALSPRATALLGLATALLWGLALPPANLWPLGWLAPAPLCVLARYPRFTSRRGYWYLWLAGCAFWLPMLYWLCLAHFSASFGWVPLCLYLAAYLPAFVAIARLAVHRLRWPLVVAAPVVWTGLNLAQAHILSGFDMASIAHTQYRWLHLLQCVDLAGEYGVVFVMFAMGGALASLLPLAGSSRWNWRPLVPATMLLAAVLVYGEVRLRQASTRPGPTITLIQGNIDTELKFSEGEEQRVYDHYMALTRQAYTERPSTDMIVWPETMFRYPLYEIAPNAQLEPGEGPTLEALQGMAVGQRGGLGQLAQMFNSTLLLGIDTVSFGDRTIRRYNSALLVEREGQLAARYDKTHPVLFGEYIPLVDVFPWIEHLSPMGRGIEHGTQPSVVPLRFARGSDTPQSVGISINICYETVLPHVVRNLARQQVALGPAAGREPEVIVNLTNDGWFWGSHELDLHMICGVFRAVELRKPFLAAANTGFSVWIDGDGEIVRQGPRHDVGWIVADVELDNRSSLYYRTGDWFAGCCLLGCVGILVAAGVKRRFAGAAA; the protein is encoded by the coding sequence ATGCCCTCGGCCCTCAGTCCGACCGTCACCGTACCCGCGACGAACTCGGCTCGCCCGAGCGATCGCCGCGCGCCCCGCCCCGCCGGCGAACCGGCCGCCGCCGGGCTTGCCTTGTCGCCGCGAGCGACGGCGTTGCTGGGGCTGGCCACTGCCCTGTTGTGGGGGCTGGCCTTGCCGCCGGCGAATCTTTGGCCGCTGGGCTGGCTGGCACCGGCGCCCTTGTGTGTGCTGGCCCGCTATCCGCGGTTCACGAGTCGTCGGGGCTACTGGTATCTCTGGCTGGCCGGCTGTGCGTTTTGGTTGCCGATGTTGTATTGGCTCTGCCTGGCCCACTTCTCGGCGTCGTTTGGCTGGGTGCCGTTGTGTTTGTATCTGGCCGCGTACCTGCCCGCCTTTGTGGCGATTGCGCGGTTGGCGGTCCATCGATTGCGTTGGCCGTTGGTCGTGGCCGCGCCGGTCGTCTGGACCGGGTTGAACCTGGCCCAGGCGCACATCCTCAGTGGCTTCGACATGGCCAGCATCGCCCACACGCAGTACCGCTGGCTGCACCTGCTGCAATGCGTTGACCTGGCCGGCGAGTACGGCGTGGTGTTCGTGATGTTCGCGATGGGCGGCGCGCTGGCGTCATTGTTGCCGCTGGCGGGTTCGTCGCGCTGGAACTGGCGACCGCTGGTTCCGGCCACGATGTTGCTTGCGGCCGTGCTCGTCTATGGCGAGGTGCGCCTGCGCCAGGCTTCGACGCGCCCCGGCCCGACGATCACGCTGATCCAAGGGAACATCGACACCGAGTTGAAGTTCAGCGAAGGGGAAGAGCAGCGGGTCTACGACCATTACATGGCGCTGACGCGCCAGGCGTACACCGAGCGACCCAGCACCGACATGATCGTCTGGCCCGAGACGATGTTCCGCTATCCGTTGTATGAGATCGCGCCCAACGCCCAGCTCGAGCCGGGCGAAGGTCCGACCCTCGAAGCCTTGCAAGGGATGGCCGTCGGCCAACGGGGCGGCCTGGGGCAACTGGCCCAAATGTTCAACAGCACGCTGTTGCTGGGCATCGACACGGTGAGCTTCGGCGATCGAACCATCCGCCGCTACAACTCGGCCCTGCTGGTCGAGCGCGAAGGACAGCTCGCGGCCCGCTATGACAAGACCCACCCGGTCTTGTTCGGCGAATACATCCCGCTGGTCGACGTGTTCCCCTGGATCGAGCACCTCTCGCCGATGGGGCGGGGCATCGAGCATGGCACGCAGCCGTCGGTCGTGCCCCTGCGCTTTGCCCGCGGCAGCGACACGCCTCAGTCGGTCGGCATCTCGATCAACATCTGTTACGAGACGGTGCTGCCGCACGTGGTCCGCAACCTGGCGCGCCAGCAGGTCGCCCTCGGCCCGGCCGCCGGTCGCGAGCCGGAAGTGATCGTGAACCTGACGAACGATGGCTGGTTCTGGGGTTCGCACGAGCTGGACTTGCACATGATCTGCGGCGTGTTTCGCGCGGTCGAGCTGCGCAAGCCGTTCCTGGCCGCGGCCAACACCGGGTTCTCGGTTTGGATCGACGGCGACGGCGAGATTGTCCGTCAGGGCCCGCGGCACGACGTCGGCTGGATCGTGGCCGATGTGGAACTCGACAACCGGAGCAGCCTCTATTACCGGACTGGCGACTGGTTTGCCGGGTGCTGCTTGCTGGGGTGCGTGGGCATTCTGGTCGCTGCTGGCGTCAAGCGGCGCTTCGCTGGCGCGGCGGCGTAA